One stretch of Chryseobacterium fluminis DNA includes these proteins:
- a CDS encoding TatD family hydrolase, which yields MEFFDFHHHKNNLRYGVYNVNLREIPPDFPYSIGIHPKEIAADALESQFDWLRSNIDSHCFAIGECGLDSFSETDQKIQEDVFLRQIEIANELKKPLIIHCVRKFYEVISFKKYAEQSMIIHGFNKKHSIAEDLLKNNFYLSFGKAVLYNLSLQNTLKMIPLDKVFLETDNDDFIIEELYQKASEIKGISLERLNEQILENLETIQNG from the coding sequence ATGGAATTTTTTGATTTTCATCACCATAAGAATAATTTGAGATACGGTGTTTATAATGTAAACCTCAGAGAAATTCCTCCGGATTTCCCATATTCTATAGGCATTCATCCTAAAGAGATTGCTGCCGATGCCTTAGAGTCTCAGTTTGACTGGCTGCGTTCCAATATCGACAGTCACTGCTTTGCCATCGGGGAATGCGGACTGGATTCTTTTTCGGAAACTGATCAAAAAATTCAGGAAGATGTTTTTTTAAGACAGATTGAAATTGCCAACGAACTTAAAAAACCATTGATCATCCACTGTGTAAGAAAGTTCTATGAAGTCATTTCCTTTAAAAAATACGCAGAACAGTCTATGATCATTCACGGTTTTAATAAAAAGCACAGTATCGCAGAAGATTTACTTAAAAATAATTTTTATCTGAGTTTTGGAAAAGCGGTTTTGTATAATTTATCTTTGCAAAATACTTTGAAAATGATTCCTCTGGATAAAGTGTTTCTGGAAACGGACAATGATGATTTTATAATTGAAGAATTATATCAGAAAGCATCAGAAATCAAAGGGATTTCTTTAGAGAGATTAAATGAACAGATTTTAGAAAATTTAGAGACGATACAAAATGGATAA
- a CDS encoding tRNA threonylcarbamoyladenosine dehydratase has protein sequence MDKYWLERTELLIKEEGLEKLNKATVLVVGLGGVGSFAAEFLARAGVGNMTIVDGDTVDITNINRQLPALHSTIGKHKVDLVADRLLDINPTLNLVKINEFLNPERMDEVLDSAKFDYVLDCIDSVTPKLSLIIAAKRRRIKIVSSMGAGGKTDPSKVMVRDISKTEHCHLARQVRKRLKKVKIDKGVRCVFANDIQDEESLKMTDGTNYKRSFYGTISYMPAIFGLYTASEVINHLLKD, from the coding sequence ATGGATAAATACTGGCTGGAAAGAACGGAGCTTCTGATAAAAGAAGAAGGATTGGAAAAACTCAACAAGGCAACTGTTCTGGTCGTCGGCTTGGGAGGAGTAGGCTCTTTTGCTGCTGAATTTCTTGCAAGAGCCGGAGTCGGTAATATGACCATTGTAGACGGTGACACCGTAGATATCACAAATATTAACAGACAGTTACCCGCACTGCATTCTACTATTGGAAAGCATAAGGTAGATCTTGTTGCAGATCGTCTTTTAGACATTAACCCAACGCTTAATCTGGTAAAGATCAATGAATTTCTAAATCCTGAAAGAATGGACGAAGTATTGGATTCTGCGAAATTTGATTACGTTTTGGACTGTATCGACAGCGTAACGCCAAAACTTTCTTTAATCATTGCCGCTAAAAGAAGAAGAATAAAGATCGTGAGCTCTATGGGCGCGGGCGGAAAAACCGATCCCAGCAAAGTCATGGTAAGAGATATCAGTAAGACCGAACATTGTCACCTTGCCAGACAGGTGAGAAAAAGGCTGAAAAAAGTAAAAATTGACAAAGGGGTACGTTGTGTTTTTGCCAATGACATTCAGGATGAGGAAAGTCTGAAAATGACCGACGGGACCAATTATAAAAGATCTTTTTACGGGACCATCAGTTATATGCCTGCCATTTTTGGTCTTTATACGGCTTCGGAAGTTATCAATCATTTGCTGAAAGATTAG
- the rnpA gene encoding ribonuclease P protein component — translation MTDSKYPRAEKLKAKTEIALLFEKGKWRTYGNLRIILLKDKPDFPVSSAKFSVSVSKRYFKKAVHRNRVKRLLRECYRMNKDLFKEAFGEKTVAMLFWTSPEMPKKFQDVETQFIRLCQTQKKS, via the coding sequence ATGACAGATTCCAAATATCCCAGAGCAGAAAAGCTGAAAGCTAAAACTGAAATTGCCTTACTTTTTGAAAAAGGCAAATGGAGAACCTATGGAAACCTTAGGATCATTCTTTTAAAAGATAAGCCTGATTTCCCGGTAAGCTCTGCAAAATTCTCGGTTTCAGTATCTAAAAGATATTTTAAAAAAGCGGTACACAGAAATCGGGTAAAGAGGCTTCTCCGGGAATGCTACCGTATGAACAAAGACCTTTTCAAAGAAGCGTTCGGAGAAAAAACCGTGGCGATGCTTTTCTGGACTTCTCCGGAAATGCCCAAAAAATTTCAGGACGTGGAAACACAGTTTATCAGGCTTTGCCAGACCCAGAAGAAATCTTAA
- a CDS encoding DUF4126 domain-containing protein, translated as MLENVPYLSYILSAFIGIGLAAASGFRVFLPLFAVSLASYFHWIPMSEQFEWLTGLPTLITTAIATVVEVLAYYIPFIDHLLDTVSVPLATIAGSLLFASQFAGIGSFSQWGLALIAGGGTAATISSGFAGIRAASTATTGGLGNSVVGTTETAGAGIMSILAMAAPVIAVIFTIITIVCIIILGRKAWKKLRSRKKRVHHT; from the coding sequence ATGTTAGAAAATGTTCCCTATCTATCCTATATTCTAAGTGCTTTTATAGGTATCGGCTTAGCTGCCGCCAGTGGATTCAGGGTTTTCCTGCCTTTATTTGCCGTGAGTCTGGCCTCGTACTTCCATTGGATCCCTATGAGCGAGCAGTTTGAATGGCTTACCGGGCTTCCTACTCTCATTACAACAGCAATAGCGACAGTGGTTGAAGTTCTGGCCTATTACATTCCTTTTATTGATCATCTCCTGGATACGGTATCGGTTCCGCTGGCAACAATTGCCGGCTCTCTGTTATTTGCCAGCCAGTTTGCGGGTATCGGGTCATTTTCACAATGGGGCCTCGCATTAATAGCGGGAGGAGGAACTGCAGCTACGATAAGTTCGGGCTTTGCGGGGATTCGTGCGGCCTCTACTGCCACAACAGGAGGATTAGGAAATTCTGTGGTGGGAACTACAGAAACGGCCGGCGCCGGGATTATGTCTATTTTAGCAATGGCTGCTCCTGTAATTGCTGTGATTTTTACGATCATCACAATTGTGTGCATTATAATTCTGGGAAGAAAAGCATGGAAAAAATTAAGAAGCAGAAAAAAAAGGGTTCATCATACATAA
- the lptE gene encoding LPS assembly lipoprotein LptE translates to MSKTKLIFGFIILTLFVQCYSFTGSSLTDEKTVQINEFPNNAALVNPALSQQFSTDIQNRFLQRTTLKGTKENPDILIEGEITDYSISPTTISSTTTTTTTGGVINESQNKLIITVKVHYENKIHPDSSFDRTYSDEAVFNNSLSQSDIENSQVKIVTDRIINKIFNDIVANW, encoded by the coding sequence ATGAGTAAAACAAAATTAATTTTCGGGTTTATTATCCTTACATTGTTCGTGCAATGCTACTCTTTTACAGGGTCATCTCTTACAGATGAGAAAACGGTTCAGATCAATGAATTTCCAAACAATGCCGCTCTGGTGAATCCTGCTTTATCTCAGCAGTTTTCAACGGATATTCAAAACCGGTTTTTACAAAGGACAACCTTAAAAGGAACGAAAGAAAATCCTGATATTCTGATTGAAGGTGAGATCACGGATTACTCTATTTCTCCTACGACAATCAGCTCAACGACGACTACCACCACGACAGGAGGAGTGATCAATGAATCTCAGAACAAACTGATAATTACCGTGAAAGTGCACTATGAAAACAAAATTCATCCGGATTCCAGTTTCGACAGGACCTATTCTGATGAAGCAGTCTTCAATAATAGCCTATCTCAGAGTGATATAGAAAATTCACAGGTTAAAATTGTAACCGATAGAATTATCAATAAGATTTTTAACGATATTGTAGCAAACTGGTAA
- a CDS encoding sigma-54 interaction domain-containing protein → MSIELQNIKNRFGIIGNFPALNRALEKSIQVAPTDISVLVIGESGVGKEFIPKIIHSESKRKHQPYIVVNCGAIPEGTIDSELFGHEKGAFTGATATRKGYFEVADGGTIFLDEVGELPLQTQVRLLRVLESGEFMKVGSSQVQKTNVRIVAATNVNMMKAIQDGRFREDLYYRLNTVQIDMPPLRERKGDVHLLFRKFAIDFAEKYRMPELELDPGAVHYIENYTFPGNVRQLRNLVEQMTVVERNRHVTVDKLAEYIPMETHLPMVVNQPNNSKQTDFGSEREIMYKILFDMRSDINDLKSLTSELIKNRGAADLSNHEKNLINRIYTPEPQQNAGPGSLMYFEENHHPAVQNPTIISNPEESYEDFEDIEIEENRPESLSLQNNEKDLIIKALEKHKGRRNKAADELGISQRTLYRKIKQYNLEE, encoded by the coding sequence ATGAGTATCGAATTACAAAACATAAAAAACCGTTTCGGAATTATCGGGAATTTTCCAGCTCTAAACCGCGCTTTGGAGAAATCGATTCAGGTAGCTCCGACAGATATTTCCGTGCTGGTCATCGGGGAAAGTGGAGTTGGGAAAGAATTTATCCCTAAAATCATTCATTCGGAATCCAAAAGAAAGCATCAGCCCTATATTGTTGTCAATTGTGGTGCCATTCCGGAGGGAACCATCGATTCAGAATTGTTCGGTCACGAAAAAGGGGCCTTTACAGGAGCTACAGCAACCAGAAAAGGATATTTTGAAGTAGCAGACGGAGGAACTATTTTCCTTGATGAGGTGGGCGAGCTTCCATTACAGACACAGGTTCGTTTACTGAGAGTACTGGAAAGCGGAGAATTCATGAAAGTAGGTTCTTCACAGGTCCAGAAAACAAATGTAAGAATCGTAGCGGCTACCAATGTGAATATGATGAAGGCCATTCAAGACGGACGATTTCGTGAAGACCTGTATTATCGTCTAAATACCGTACAGATTGATATGCCGCCCTTAAGAGAACGAAAAGGAGACGTCCATCTGCTGTTCCGGAAATTTGCCATAGATTTTGCTGAAAAATACAGAATGCCTGAGCTTGAGCTGGATCCGGGCGCAGTACATTATATAGAAAATTATACGTTTCCCGGGAATGTAAGACAGTTGCGAAACCTGGTAGAGCAGATGACCGTGGTGGAGAGGAACAGGCATGTCACCGTAGATAAGCTGGCAGAATATATTCCTATGGAAACTCATCTTCCTATGGTAGTCAACCAGCCCAATAATTCAAAACAGACGGATTTTGGCAGCGAAAGAGAAATCATGTATAAAATTCTCTTCGATATGAGAAGTGATATTAATGATTTAAAATCATTAACTTCGGAGCTTATTAAAAATCGTGGCGCCGCAGATCTGAGCAATCATGAGAAAAACCTGATTAACAGGATCTATACTCCTGAACCGCAGCAGAATGCCGGTCCGGGTTCTCTGATGTATTTTGAAGAGAATCATCATCCTGCAGTGCAGAATCCTACCATTATTTCGAATCCTGAAGAGAGTTATGAGGATTTTGAAGATATTGAAATTGAGGAAAACAGACCAGAATCTTTATCTCTGCAGAATAATGAAAAAGATTTGATTATCAAGGCACTGGAAAAACATAAAGGACGCAGAAATAAAGCTGCTGACGAGTTGGGAATCTCGCAAAGAACTTTATACAGAAAAATAAAACAGTATAACTTAGAGGAATAA
- the miaB gene encoding tRNA (N6-isopentenyl adenosine(37)-C2)-methylthiotransferase MiaB produces MQEKYIDETKQGEAFAIAEKDGNSKKLFLESYGCQMNFSDSEIVASILNEQGYNTTLKVEEADLILLNTCSIREKAEQTVRMRLSQFKNLKKEKPNMTVGVLGCMAERLKTKFLEEEQLVDLVVGPDAYRDLPNLLKETEDGRDAINVILSKEETYADINPVRLGGNGVTAFVTITRGCDNMCTFCVVPFTRGRERSRDPHSILEECKSLWQSGYKEITLLGQNVDSYLWYGGGPKKDFAKASEMQKATAVNFAQLLDLVAKAIPEMRIRFSTSNPQDMSLDVFRMMAKHENICKYVHLPVQSGSNRMLEAMNRQHTREEYLDLIKKAKEIVPDISFSQDMIIGFCNETEEDHQDTLSLMREVEYDYGYMFAYSERPGTPAHKKMEDNIPAEIKQRRLAEVIALQGELSRERMKSYVGKNHQILIEGISKKNKNQWKGRNSQNAVCVFDMLEGQKIGDIVDVFVFDNTQGTLLGETVKG; encoded by the coding sequence GTGCAAGAAAAATATATAGACGAGACAAAACAGGGAGAAGCATTCGCCATCGCGGAGAAAGACGGAAACTCTAAGAAACTATTTTTAGAGAGTTATGGCTGTCAGATGAACTTTTCTGATTCTGAAATCGTTGCCTCTATCCTGAATGAGCAGGGGTATAATACCACGCTTAAGGTAGAGGAAGCAGATCTCATTCTTTTAAATACATGTTCGATCCGTGAAAAAGCCGAGCAGACCGTAAGAATGCGTCTTTCCCAATTCAAAAATCTGAAAAAGGAAAAACCGAACATGACGGTTGGGGTTTTAGGCTGTATGGCAGAAAGGCTTAAAACAAAATTCCTGGAAGAAGAACAGCTGGTTGATCTTGTGGTTGGACCGGATGCCTACAGAGATTTACCCAATCTGTTAAAGGAGACAGAAGACGGAAGAGATGCGATAAATGTAATTCTGTCAAAAGAAGAAACCTATGCAGATATTAATCCTGTCCGTTTAGGCGGAAATGGTGTTACAGCATTTGTCACCATTACAAGAGGTTGTGATAATATGTGTACGTTCTGTGTCGTTCCTTTTACAAGAGGCAGAGAGAGGAGCCGCGACCCGCACTCTATTTTAGAAGAGTGTAAAAGTCTCTGGCAGAGCGGCTACAAAGAAATTACTCTTTTGGGACAAAATGTAGATTCTTATCTCTGGTATGGAGGAGGTCCTAAAAAAGACTTTGCGAAAGCCTCAGAAATGCAGAAAGCTACAGCCGTTAATTTTGCCCAATTGCTTGACCTGGTAGCGAAAGCCATTCCTGAAATGAGAATCAGATTTTCAACTTCGAATCCTCAGGATATGAGCCTGGATGTATTCAGAATGATGGCAAAACATGAGAACATCTGTAAATATGTTCACCTGCCGGTTCAGAGTGGAAGCAACAGGATGCTGGAAGCAATGAACAGACAGCATACCCGTGAAGAATATCTGGATCTGATTAAAAAGGCAAAAGAAATTGTTCCGGATATTTCTTTTTCCCAGGATATGATCATCGGTTTCTGTAATGAAACTGAGGAAGATCATCAGGATACTTTAAGTCTGATGAGAGAAGTGGAATATGATTACGGTTATATGTTTGCCTATTCAGAAAGACCGGGAACTCCGGCCCATAAAAAAATGGAAGATAATATTCCTGCGGAAATCAAGCAGAGACGTCTGGCAGAAGTCATCGCGCTACAAGGTGAGCTGTCCAGAGAACGAATGAAATCCTACGTTGGAAAAAACCATCAGATTCTGATCGAAGGAATTTCCAAAAAGAATAAAAATCAGTGGAAGGGAAGAAATTCGCAGAATGCCGTTTGTGTCTTTGATATGTTGGAAGGACAGAAAATAGGTGACATTGTGGACGTATTTGTATTTGACAACACCCAGGGCACACTTTTAGGAGAAACAGTAAAAGGCTAA